A region from the Eptesicus fuscus isolate TK198812 chromosome 1, DD_ASM_mEF_20220401, whole genome shotgun sequence genome encodes:
- the NDUFA1 gene encoding NADH dehydrogenase [ubiquinone] 1 alpha subcomplex subunit 1 — MWFEILPGLAVMGVCLLIPGIATAHIHRFSNGGKEKRVAYYSYQWFLMERDKRISRVNRYYASKGLENID, encoded by the exons ATGTGGTTCGAGATTCTCCCCGGGCTCGCTGTCATGGGCGTGTGCTTGCTCATCCCCGGAATTGCCACCGCTCACATTCACAGGTTCAGCAACGGGGGCAAG gAAAAAAGGGTTGCCTATTATTCATATCAGTGGTTTTTGATGGAAAGAGATAAGCGCATCTCCAGAGTTAATCGTTACTATGCGTCAAAG ggTTTGGAGAATATTGATTAA
- the RNF113A gene encoding E3 ubiquitin-protein ligase RNF113A — translation MAEQVSPEKATDQVCTFLFKKPGRKGPVGRRKRPICDPEPGDSSSSSGEEGSTVVRREKKRATHNPMIQKTRGSGKQKVVYCELSSEEEEEGNGKGNETETLRVVYKSTRSAKPVGPEDMGATAVYELDTEKERDAQAIFERSQKIQEELRGKEDDKIYRGINNYQKYMKPKDTSMGNASSGMVRKGPIRAPEHLRATVRWDYQPDICKDYKETGFCGFGDSCKFLHDRSDYKHGWQIERELDEGRYGVYEDENYEVGSDSEEIPFKCFICRQSFQNPVVTKCRHYFCESCALQHFRTTPRCYVCDQQTNGVFNPAKELIAKLDKHQDAEEDGKMTEEKAGDEVGSWIDGL, via the exons ATGGCAGAACAAGTTTCCCCTGAAAAGGCGACGGACCAGGTATGCACCTTCCTGTTCAAAAAGCCTGGACGAAAGGGGCCCGTAGGCCGCAGGAAGCGCCCGATCTGCGACCCAGAGCCCggagacagcagcagcagcagcggcgaaGAAGGCAGCACTGTGGTTCGCCGCGAAAAGAAGCGGGCGACCCACAATCCGATGATACAGAAGACCCGTGGCAGTGGTAAACAGAAGGTGGTGTACTGTGAATTGAgtagcgaggaggaggaggaggggaatgggAAGGGTAATGAGACTGAGACTCTCCGTGTGGTCTACAAGTCCACCCGCTCGGCGAAACCCGTGGGGCCAGAGGATATGGGGGCGACTGCTGTCTACGAACTAGACACAGAAAAGGAGCGTGACGCACAAGCCATCTTTGAGCGCAGCCAGAAGATCCAGGAGGAGCTGAGAGGCAAGGAAGATGACAAGATCTATCGGGGAATCAATAACTATCAGAAATACATGAAACCCAAGGATACATCCATGGGCAATGCTTCCTCCGGAATGGTGCGGAAGGGCCCCATCCGAGCTCCCGAGCATCTCCGTGCCACCGTGCGCTGGGATTACCAGCCCGACATTTGTAAGGACTATAAGGAGACTGGCTTTTGCGGCTTCGGAGACAGCTGCAAATTCCTCCATGACCGATCAGATTACAAGCATGGGTGGCAGATCGAACGTGAGCTTGATGAGGGTCGCTATGGTGTCTACGAAGATGAAAACTATGAAGTGGGAAGCGATAGTGAGGAAATACCATTCAAATGTTTCATCTGTCGCCAGTCCTTCCAAAACCCCGTCGTCACCAAGTGCAGGCATTATTTCTGCGAGAGCTGTGCACTGCAGCATTTCCGCACGACCCCGCGCTGCTACGTCTGTGACCAGCAGACCAATGGCGTCTTCAATCCAGCGAAAGAATTAATTGCCAAACTGGATAAGCATCAGGATGCAGAAGAGGATG GGAAAATGACAGAGGAAAAGGCAGGTGATGAAGTAGGTTCCTGGATAGATGGCTTGTGA